Proteins found in one Candidatus Nitrosocosmicus arcticus genomic segment:
- a CDS encoding tetratricopeptide repeat protein, with protein MYKNEKDNNIQITLPLVSKNEDNVVFPLVINVLTKFWGEITPDDEISHRSTQYANHKGTIFIEGLEIIEKKFKLLSKIYRGSLDDLKKRLGQGIPLIVILPGINETIQFATIVTGYDPEEKRLITYVPEPDSFGAIPEEKFFSEWSQEDYLTIMIFPEDAQDLLKKSSYMFEKTNRVSLEAERLKIQGKTKEALELLTKTLAIIDDEKDNPQLLLMIAGILNEQDDEKCVQLYEKIIELNPKFYLAHRGLGNYYLKRKNYLQSKQHYLNAIDISPSRYGPIYKNLGITFLNLGNDASAKESFREYLQRVPNAPDRINILDFINS; from the coding sequence GTGTACAAGAATGAGAAAGATAATAATATACAGATAACACTTCCCCTTGTTAGTAAAAATGAAGATAATGTAGTTTTTCCGCTTGTAATAAATGTGTTAACAAAATTCTGGGGTGAAATAACACCCGATGACGAAATTTCGCACAGATCTACGCAATACGCGAATCATAAGGGTACCATTTTTATAGAAGGGTTAGAAATAATTGAGAAAAAATTCAAATTATTATCCAAAATTTATCGGGGTTCTTTAGATGATCTCAAAAAACGGCTTGGTCAAGGGATCCCCTTAATCGTTATCTTACCTGGGATAAATGAGACGATTCAATTTGCTACCATTGTGACCGGTTATGATCCTGAGGAAAAAAGATTAATAACCTATGTTCCTGAGCCCGATTCATTTGGGGCCATTCCAGAGGAAAAATTTTTTAGCGAATGGTCGCAGGAGGATTACTTAACCATAATGATATTCCCTGAGGATGCCCAAGATTTACTCAAAAAAAGTTCTTATATGTTTGAAAAAACGAATCGAGTTTCTTTAGAAGCCGAGAGACTAAAAATTCAAGGTAAAACTAAAGAAGCTTTAGAATTGCTTACAAAGACACTTGCTATTATTGATGATGAGAAAGATAACCCACAATTGCTATTAATGATCGCGGGTATTCTTAATGAGCAGGATGATGAAAAATGTGTACAACTTTATGAAAAGATTATAGAATTAAATCCAAAATTTTACTTGGCGCATAGAGGGTTGGGGAACTATTACCTTAAAAGGAAAAATTATTTGCAATCTAAACAACATTATCTAAACGCAATAGATATCAGTCCATCACGCTACGGACCAATTTACAAGAACCTGGGTATTACATTCTTAAACCTTGGTAATGATGCTTCTGCAAAAGAGTCGTTTAGGGAATATCTTCAACGTGTTCCTAATGCCCCTGATAGGATAAATATCCTCGATTTCATAAATTCATAA
- a CDS encoding type 1 glutamine amidotransferase: MKTLLINNFSPFIGNIVELLNELENNFECYDCNQIHALDTHLELLERFDNVILSGRQHNSSLINKINSRIVKGCLVLDKPLLGICYGGQILGLTLGCTLKKIQKIKDTIEIDLIEPTPILEGYKSVKMYESHNFCISTLSDDFRLLGTSSHCNNELFCFKKKPIFGTQFHPEKSGRPGKDLLENFLNLH; the protein is encoded by the coding sequence TTGAAAACGCTTTTAATAAACAATTTTTCACCCTTCATAGGCAACATTGTAGAATTATTGAATGAACTAGAGAATAATTTCGAATGCTATGATTGTAATCAAATCCACGCTCTTGACACCCATTTAGAGTTGCTGGAGAGGTTTGATAATGTTATCTTATCAGGACGTCAGCATAACTCCTCTCTTATCAACAAGATAAATTCTCGTATTGTAAAGGGATGTCTAGTATTAGACAAACCTTTGTTGGGAATTTGTTATGGGGGGCAGATTCTAGGATTGACTCTAGGTTGTACATTAAAAAAAATTCAAAAGATAAAAGATACAATTGAAATCGATCTGATAGAGCCAACGCCAATACTTGAAGGTTATAAATCGGTGAAGATGTATGAGAGTCATAATTTCTGCATTTCTACCTTGTCCGATGATTTTAGACTGTTGGGAACATCTTCTCACTGCAATAATGAATTATTCTGTTTCAAAAAAAAACCCATATTTGGAACACAGTTTCATCCCGAAAAAAGTGGTAGGCCCGGCAAGGACCTTTTGGAGAACTTTCTTAATTTACATTAG